The following are from one region of the Magallana gigas chromosome 4, xbMagGiga1.1, whole genome shotgun sequence genome:
- the LOC105342630 gene encoding toll-like receptor 4 isoform X1, which translates to MDLVQILWRTYILTLLLEYTNCCTDQHLCRCTVVQGTLYADCSHLGLRSSPLFWSNVTRINLSHNILTQIPRPQSLPSNLTYLDLSYNAINCIENNTFKGLWKLSDLRLNGNKIGMPDNLDRNVFADLKNIKHLDLSDNPELTFRIMPILTYGLRKSTIEILRLNKIHCTFGSSTELRRNDLKNLKYTNLTEIHLSSNRLEMVEQGAIISLPQTIRKVSVGDNNLVFGLYLLELFFLNKLEWINATLQHMSHSPEEVLRSFLFFSCNNRRRIYQDNSTIETMKTSFCNLDTFQKSRWVKLGIFQGFSSTKINYTFPVPPKLKTLFLNESNLGYTIPAISFMKNSIENIYMQGNLLQSWIGPIRTLGNLKRLNLSNNVCSKVDRDFFQHLNALTELYLNNNLLGFNLALDKEGKIFRNLTTLRLLELKENRIANLPKAVFVNLYNLEHLDLSDNILMAIEFNIENLRSLTYLDLSSNQIQSLSGSTMDKLDQHAVQTITTLSLMNNPILCQCKTLNFLKWMVMGGHSRNIRFKNLKEYTCTKAGTVIKFGQIKQHIKELEKECASYKTLIFVVASCILLFLFILTTGLVYRYRWRLRYFYYMTKSRYHGYKSVRSEDEQTDFKYDAFVSYAEKDLRFVQQMISKLEGDKGIRLCIHHRDFVPGYDIAENIITAINKSRKTIVILSPNFIQSDWCMYELHIAKMEEIYKRDNEDVLFLVCYEEIPAENIPLSIMDVIHQKSYLEFPDDEYGNTVFWDKLHEALF; encoded by the coding sequence atggATTTAGTCCAAATTCTTTGGAGAACCTATATTCTGACATTATTGTTGGAGTACACAAACTGTTGCACAGACCAACACCTTTGTCGCTGTACTGTGGTTCAAGGAACACTTTACGCAGATTGTTCCCATCTCGGTCTCAGAAGCTCGCCCCTGTTTTGGTCGAACGTGACCAGAATTAATCTTAGCCATAATATATTAACACAAATACCTCGACCACAGTCTCTTCCTTCTAATCTTACTTATTTGGATCTTTCCTACAATGCAATAAATTGTATCGAGAACAACACATTCAAGGGGCTGTGGAAGCTTTCCGATCTGCGATTGAATGGTAATAAAATTGGAATGCCTGATAATCTAGATAGAAATGTTTTTGCagacttaaaaaatataaagcacCTGGATTTGTCCGACAATCCGGAACTCACCTTCCGGATTATGCCAATCTTAACGTATGGGTTGAGAAAATCTACAATTGAAATTCTGCGGTTAAATAAAATACACTGTACATTTGGATCAAGTACAGAGCTaagaagaaatgatttaaagaaTCTAAAATACACCAATCTAACAGAAATTCATCTATCGAGCAACCGACTTGAAATGGTTGAACAAGGAGCAATCATTTCTTTGCCTCAAACCATTCGAAAGGTGTCAGTAGGTGACAATAATCTCGTTTTCGGATTGTATCTTTTAGAGCTGTTTTTCCTGAATAAGCTAGAATGGATAAATGCCACTCTACAACATATGTCCCATAGCCCAGAGGAAGTTTTAAGatcatttttattcttttccTGTAACAATAGGAGAAGGATTTATCAAGATAATTCAACAATTGAAACAATGAAGACATCCTTTTGCAATCTGGATACTTTTCAGAAATCACGTTGGGTGAAGTTGGGTATTTTTCAGGGATTTTcctctacaaaaattaattatacttTTCCAGTTCCAcctaaattaaaaacattatttttgaatgaaagTAATCTTGGATATACTATCCCAGCGAtaagttttatgaaaaatagtatagaaaatatttatatgcaAGGTAACCTCTTACAGTCGTGGATTGGACCAATTAGAACTTTAGGGAATCTCAAAAGATTGAATTTGTCGAACAATGTTTGCTCCAAAGTGGATAGAGACTTTTTTCAACACTTGAATGCTCTTACTGAATTGTACCTGAATAATAATTTGCTCGGATTTAATCTCGCACTGGATAAAGAAGGAAAAATCTTCAGAAACTTGACAACTCTGAGACTTTTGGAACTAAAGGAAAACAGAATAGCAAATTTGCCTAAGGCTGTTTTTGTGAATCTTTATAATCTGGAACATTTAGACTTGAGTGATAACATACTGATGGCCATTGAATTCAACATTGAAAATTTGAGATCACTAACATATTTAGATCTATCATCCAATCAAATTCAATCCCTGTCTGGTTCCACAATGGACAAGTTGGACCAACACGCAGTACAAACCATTACCACTTTAAGCCTTATGAACAATCCAATTTTGTGCCAATGTAAAactcttaattttttaaagtggaTGGTTATGGGAGGACATTCGAGGAATATACGgtttaagaatttaaaagaGTACACATGTACGAAAGCGGGAACGGTCATAAAATTTGGTCAAATTAAACAACATATCAAAGAACTGGAAAAGGAGTGTGCCTCTTACAAAACTCTGATATTTGTTGTGGCATCCTGTATCCTCCTCTTCCTCTTCATTCTGACAACAGGATTGGTTTACAGGTATAGGTGGAGATTGCGATATTTCTACTACATGACAAAAAGTCGATATCATGGATATAAGTCTGTGCGCAGCGAAGACGAGCAAACGGATTTCAAATATGATGCATTTGTTTCCTACGCCGAAAAAGATTTAAGGTTCGTTCAGCAAATGATATCGAAGTTGGAGGGAGATAAGGGTATCCGTTTGTGTATCCATCACCGTGATTTTGTCCCTGGGTACGACATTGCTGAGAACATCATTACCGCCATCAACAAAAGCAGGAAAACTATTGTTATCTTATCACCAAATTTCATCCAATCCGATTGGTGTATGTATGAACTACATATTGCCAAAATGGAAGAGATTTACAAAAGGGACAATGAGGACGTCTTATTCTTGGTTTGTTATGAGGAAATTCCTGCGGAGAATATTCCGCTTTCCATCATGGACGTCATTCATCAAAAGTCGTACCTAGAGTTTCCTGATGATGAGTATGGTAACACCGTGTTCTGGGATAAACTTCATGAGGCTCTTTTCTAG
- the LOC105342631 gene encoding neuronal acetylcholine receptor subunit beta-2 — translation MKGKYQMPSFFCRHIYLYLWQRRSMYTVNSFSCSHATIEHGKRSKKSNMNQVNTVVLLHALLHCHFTSADSIENYLFEHYSARMKPRRNQKELVEVDIAMTIQTVLKVDERFQYISFYGWFEVQWRDEFLMWNETEYQGIKKISVPYQHVWVPDISMYYSEEHIHDLGVHPFVSVTSQGHVTWFPGAKYTVQCYLKVKKFPFDRQKCSIVVAAWQTTDWMQKLAPRARSVNEVKGIAENGEWEFQNFTYEENYDAEFDLTKIVYTLEFQRRYRYFLLCTIMPIVILSVLNSLTFLIPVESGERITYCLTLFLTFTVFLTLFDQTMPRNSIDVPYITVFVSFHLFLCVISTVVSILTISSKRGQECDSRDTQIVPLESQGEDLHLGEVNADGKRSGSSGKNYLRRTLKM, via the exons ATGAAAGGCAAATATCAAATGCCATCATTTTTCTGTCGTCATATATATCTGTACCTATGGCAAAGAAGATCCATGTACACCGTTAATTCCTTCAGTTGCAGCCACGCAACTATAGAGCACGGTAAACGAAGTAAGAAATCAAACATGAACCAAGTGAACACTGTCGTTCTCTTGCATGCACTTCTCCACTGTCACTTCACATCAGCGGACTCAATAGAGAATTATTTGTTTGAACACTACAGCGCCAGAATGAAGCCCCGTAGAAACCAAAAAGAACTGGTGGAAGTCGACATTGCGATGACAATCCAGACAGTTCTTAAAGTGGACGAGCGTTTtcaatacatttctttttacGGCTGGTTCGAAGTTCAGTGGCGAGACGAATTTCTCATGTGGAACGAAACTGAATACCAAGGCATCAAGAAAATCAGTGTGCCTTATCAACATGTGTGGGTCCCAGACATATCCATGTATTACTCCGAGGAACACATCCATGACCTTGGAGTCCATCCCTTCGTGTCTGTCACGTCTCAAGGTCATGTGACCTGGTTTCCAGGGGCGAAATACACCGTACAGTGTTACCTCAAGGTAAAGAAATTCCCATTTGATAGGCAAAAATGCAGCATTGTTGTTGCAGCATGGCAGACGACTGATTGGATGCAAAAGTTGGCACCCCGAGCCCGGTCAGTGAACGAGGTAAAGGGGATTGCCGAAAATGGAGAGTGGGAATTCCAAAATTTTACATACGAAGAGAATTATGATGCCGAGTTTGACCTTACAAAGATAGTGTACACTCTGGAATTTCAAAGAAGATATCGATACTTTTTATTGTGTACAATTATGCCAATTGTCATTCTCTCCGTGCTCAATTCCTTAACGTTCCTAATCCCTGTAGAATCTGGAGAAAGGATTACGTACTGTTTGACTTTGTTTCTGACCTTCACCGTGTTCCTGACCTTGTTTGACCAGACAATGCCACGCAACTCTATCGATGTTCCCTATATAACTGTGTTCGTGagttttcatctttttctctGCGTCATTTCGACAGTGGTGTCTATTCTAACCATTTCATCAAAACGAGGACAGGAGTGTGATAGCAGAGATACCCAGATTGTTCCGCTAGAAAGTCAGGGCGAAGACTTGCACCTAGGGGAGGTCAATGCCGACGGAAAACGAAGTGGAAGTTCAGGGAAGAACTACCTTAGGAGGacattaaaaa TGTAA